The genomic stretch CTGCATCATACGCAGGTTGCATGTCATGTCGTAATCATTCGAACTTTCATCCTCTCTAGTTTTACCAGTAGTGTACTGAATACGTACAAACGCCTTATAGCAAGAAGCGTGGTACTTTGTTTCACTACATCAGATTAAATCTTTGGCACATAGACGATCACCTTCTGAGCTACAGCACTCATAGCCGTGCATTGTTAGCTATTGTTGTATGTGTAAGCAGGCACATTTTCTTACCGTCTCATAAGCACGGAATTCTTGCACGCCATGAAGCGTCTCCCGTGTTTTTGAGTTGGGCTTATACTTAGTCCTGTTACAGAAAATGCAGCAGTCTGGTAGCTAGCACTGCTGAACTCGCTTGGGTAACGTCTCTTGAGCTTCTCCTTGGCACCGGATCACTGGCAGCAGTCTCAGTATTCTTGATCTGGAGATCTCGTCTGTGAGTGAACTCAGATCTGCAAGCTCGATGATACTTTACAGGCCTTCTAGGGAAGTCGCTTTCGCCTACAGATAGCTCGAGTATAGCTCTGTGGTCTAGAATCACTGCTACACGATACAAGTTTTCCTATGAATTCATTTCGCTAAATAAGAACCACTTCCATTATAAATGATGCCTACCTCATCCATTTGTGAACTAGAGGGCAATGAACGCGAACTAATACGAACGATAAATCGATCGTCagggccgccattttgaaaagtgTTAACTAAGAGGACTGTATCCTAGCGTAGGAAAGAGGCTGTTTGAGAAATAGTTAACTGAGCAAAACATTTCATTCGTTCAATTATCGATCGTTAGAGAAGGGTTAATTGTcgtcattattcattcaaaatatttccccaattctgattggctaaaagcacacgcataattcaccataaccagctactgatgaccaaatttggaagaattttgcgtttaatgaaccgatgacgtcgaAAGTGCAGCCTTcgtgcaggttaatgcaccgttaaccgagaagacctggggacgaggttgagttgttttggttccgaaaacaaaaaatggcggacattcacttgtttcaagtgtaagaactaggcgaaataatagctaaatgCAAGGCAAGAACAGCAGGAAGACatctcgaagggcgacatctgctatttggagaatatttgcggagctgaacaaccctaaacgtgcactatcgaaggctgaacttaacatcgatggggTGAAGTAAGCATTTtctagctatgtttttaaacaaggaattattttgaatgaataatgaaacgATTATTGAGTTCTGCTtttgtatcatatgaagaattatggagttcttggagggtgttatccgcctcggcggCCTCGACGGTAAAACcttcctcgatctccataattcttcatagaTACTCAGCCCctttcattaattgttaattaattcgAATTTGATACGGCCGTTATGATCGACCACTTTGGTCCACATCCTATGACGATAGCGATTTTGGGAGCTCATGTAAAAATTGGCGGCGTCACTTTAGGTCATTAGAGGCAAGCAATCTCCACCATTTTTGGCATCGACCTTCGCAAACTATCTGGCTTTGATTTTCCGGAGGCTGGGTGGAGAGGGACACGTGGAAGTGGAAGAATATGGGAGAATTTGTAACGACCTTGCCGTTTTATTATGTATTAGTCGGGGGTGTCGCAGAACACGACACTAAAACATATGGTaagttatctttattaattTGTATTACATTATATCAACATTTGGGATCAAAAGGtgcaaaattctttacttcAAGAAGCATTTCTACCGATCACTTATATCaagccaagagagaatgatcttaAGAGAGCGGATCTCCCATGCATGACCCTatttccatgaaaattattttcaatctattcttggttctgtgtcatactgcgtggttattttaaggacgccACCTTACTGGTCGGTTAGAGTAAcgtcatgtaattttaaacttggcggGTAATTCATTTCACTGACGATCACGTACAGAAAGCGATATGACGTGCAAACTTGGTATTACTTTTGCCGACGAGTCAAAAGATTTCTACGTGGAAAAATCTGGTCGGAGCGGTTGCCGAAGAGCAAAACGTTCCTGGCTTGTGGAAGTTCGCCGGAGAAAGCGGTTCCGAAAATTGCTAATTGAGGTCTTCGGTACATCAGTACATGAAAACATTCTACAAAAACGACAGCTGTCTCTTCCGGCGACATCCACGCACACCCGCGAGCTGTGATACCGTCGTTTGGATCCAACTGTGGACACGTATTACGGGAAAATAGGTTCAAAGTGGGTTCAAACATGAATGGTTGgctgccaaacatttgaattttgagaGGGCGCTAGACAAATGTGGGCACACCGCTCACTATAAagaattgaccgaaaccggaaaccgcgcataaaAAGTTTCTGGCATCCAGGTTAGCGATTGCCTAACAGCTTGAAGCATCTGACCTGATTTGTGTTCGCAGGGCGAAATATTCATCGCAAGTATTAGACGTCAAGAAGAAGTAATGCAGTTTGAAACTCTCAAGAATAATTTTTCAAAGCAAATGTACCGTTTCtgaacaaaaaacatttctggaaaaagagaaaaaatatcttgcacatttgcataaacaattgaAGCCATCCACCAATTAAAGGTTTCATGTTTCGCGCGTGATAACCTTTGCCTTTGGCTTTGACGGTGTTTCAGAATTCAACATTCGTTACTTTAAATGGCTACCGGccgttagaaaatctcaatctttaatctcaaagtgaaattttgactcCAAATTCCCAAATTATGAGCGGAAcgcgctgatcaaaaacatgtcaACAACAGGAGTCGATTGGTATCGGTTCGTGGCGCTAATTACAAAAAacggctgtcaaacttcaaatgtttggcggcgaaACATGTCACGTTCACGTGAAAGTAGACCACGCGGgttacggaaaaaaaaaacaaaaacaaaaattaccaaCGCAGCACGCGCGCAAACTTTAAATagacttaaaaaaattatcatggggcacagggatttgctctcttagctcattctctcttgatcaaGCCGAGTGCGGGCGTTACGaaatacagtaaatgtatgacatCACATGTCCGCGTGACGTCACAATCCCTTGAACAGTTCGGATGGTCCATCTGTGCTCTCAGCTGATGGACTATTAGTTAGGAACAACGCCACCGAACCAGAAGTGAACGTTTTGAACAAGCTGGATGATATTTCACAGTAAAACATGATAAAAATTATAAGCCCTTCTGGTGATTAATGGTCTTGGAACTGAGTCGTAGgacatacattttattttataactATTCAAAACAGTAACATAGCTTGCAAAAAATGGAGCACAAAAACGATATTAAAAGGGAAAGAGAATCAATATTTGGGAGGAAAATCTAAATAAACGAAACTGAACCTGACGTAAATCTCTAACTTGAGTGAAGTAGGATCTCCTAATCATCAGCCACACAGCTATTGTAATAACTATTTTTGCTCAATGTACCTGGCGACTTTTAGAGAGATTTCTCTCATCTCAATCGTATTTCCAGACCACTCTCTCTTGAgctgtttgctttgttttctaaACAATAATTCATTGGCATTTAATGTGGACCAATGTTGACACAGAATGATTAAATTGACATAATAAAGGGGGAAagtaccttattacatgaagtTTTCGCgacactttaatttcgcgaatttcgcgatttttttttttaatcgcgaaattaaagtaaCGCGAACAATGAGTGTCGCGAACATAACATGACGCGATAATTAAGTGAATGACAATATATTAATAATAGCTCATAATGAAGAAAGGACGAATTTACACAAACGACCATGGAGATCATAGTCAGTTGGCTAAAATTGACGAACAGGCGTAAAATTCTTGTGGAAATTGTTAGAACTTTGTTGCTAACGTTCTCATGTAGACCCTTGACAGCAGCTCTTGTTATGAATTGTGACGTTATTAtaaatgaagttgttgttgttctttttgctTCAAAGATAATACTTAATATCGCCAAATTAAAGTGATTCAAAGGACAACAATTTcgcaaaatcgcgaaatttaagtgTCGCAAAATACGTTCATCGTAAAATCCGGAAATTAACGTGTCACGAAAATTTCACGTAATAAGGTAAATTCGATATAAtcatattttcttttctaaatTTGCGACGAAACGAATTAGTCTGATTGGGGGCGGTGGGTTGAAAAACGCATTCTACCTcgttaattttaaaatcaaagaaaaccaagaaaacattATGATATTGTCACTTTTATACATAAGAATATGATTTTCGATATAGGCAGTCCTAAGTTGCCGCTTACGTAAaacacgattttttttttttttgcaataagtTGCCAGAGGCCAACATACGTTTAAAGGCCTTGTCTACAAATTTAAGCTAGGAAACCGTCGGACGTCTTCTGACGTCTTCATTTTGGTAACAAAAAGCTGTTCCACACTCGTACTCTGGCATACTCAGTTCATTATAAACATTCTTTAAGGCTATTTTCCAAAGTTAAGGCATACAACTACGTGATTATGGAAACCTGGCTTGCGGGTATAGTAGGAGGTGGCACTTTCTAACAGTCATTGTTATTACTGAGATTAAAATCGTGTTACAAACGTTTCTGTTGTTTCATTGAAATTACACTGAGGACTCTGTGGCCTTGGTACATATACCTCGTGGGAGTTTCGGACTCGTAACATCCGGGTAAATGCCAATCTGATTCTGCTACTTAAGGATATATACAGCCACGGGTTGATAGCGCTGTTTGCATGGGCCAACCAAAGTCCCAGATACATGGCAATTAATGGAGGCTGGAAATAAAATGTCTTTATTGCCCAGATTAGGTGTATTACTTGCGCGGGAAGCCAGGAAAGAGCAAATACCACAACGATGATTATAAGCATTCGGATTAGTTTCCTTTTACTGTCTTCTCTCTTGCGGCGCTGATGCTCTACAATCGACGAATTGCCAGGTACATAGTTGGACCATATTTTACGGGCAATTTTGATGTACAGTGGTGAAATAACTCCCAGTGGAATTAGATAGGTGACAACAAAAATGTACAGGAAAACGATACGAAAAGTTTGGGTCTGGTTTCCTAAAACGTTTGGGTGAAACTCGCAGAAAGAGAATTCATAATTTAACTTGTAGATGAAAGGCATAATAGCCATGGAAGCAGTAGAAGAGATCCAAATCATAGGTGAAACAATTTTGGCCTTTCTAAACCAGACATCACGAGCCATCAGGGGATAGAAAACTGCGTAGAATCTATCGATCGCCATGAATACTAGACAGAGGATAGAAGCCATTGAAGTGGTGTAAGAAATCAGTATGAAGCTCCTGCAAGTTAAGTCAGCAGGCAATCCAGATATCTTCCACTGACTGTTTGTGTGAAGATGAACAATGGAAAAAGGCATCATGAAAAACGCCACCAATAAATCAGCTACGGCCATGTTGACGAACATGGAGCTAGTTAGTGATCGTACTTCGGGTTTTCTCCACACGATGTAGATCAGGAGACAGTTTCCTACTACAGCAAAAAGCATCGCCACGCCGTACATTGCAGTTATTGTGGTCACTGCCGTCTCACCCGTTTCCATCTTGTGTAGTGTCTGTCGAAAAAaaggtgtgttttttttattggttgATATAATTGGTCGATGAACTGGTGAGTGCAGCTGATGGGTTGATAGATTAATAAATGAACAAGCACAGAGTTAAGGTGGTTAAACACAGTTTGATTGGTTGCAGTGGGTTAGCGTTCATTTGGGGTGTTATATTTAAGTCTCGCTGCAAATCTCACATTTACCACGGACAAAATACATTTATAAGCCACGACATTTGTTAAAAGCAAGATTTCGATTATTGGCATGGCAAGATgaatcatttgaaaacaagcCTATAATTTTAAATGTATAATAGGCTTACACAAAGTTCGTTTGTTAGATTTCCTTATCAATTTGCACACCGCTACAATTATTAACCCTCATTAAAAACAAACCTAACCGAACtgtaacaaacagtttttgtttttgattttgattttgtttgtttctttttttttttttcgtaagaaAACTGCTTTCGTGAGAAATTTGACGCGCGGTGTCccaaaattaattttgaggCTTTCATTGACAGAAGCGCGATATGAAGAGAATTTCTACTAAATCTTAATATAAAGTAGATTTTAGGTTATCGTCGTCGTTGGTTCACATTGTCTATGAACGTCAAACAAACAAGGGCACTCACATTGCCCCTCTTGTAcgcttagcctgcgagcaaccTCTCCGGACGCTCTGgaggcggggcgggaaaaggaaggagagttTGCAACTTATCAAATAGAACGGCTATTAccgaaaataaaacacaaaaataaagaaacgatttggcaaacttttaaatgttttctaatgtattcataatttatgaattgagttcggcagaagcttgccgtgctacacggcggtagcacgactTAGTTTTAAACGTCgcgctaaagtcgaatttaattagATCAAtatagttcggcacggcagtaatAAATGaagaaactttttgttttaaagctttttttcttttaagcttCTGCCGAATTGAGTTCGGCAGAAGCTTACCGTGCTacacggcggtagcacgactTAGTTTTAAACGTCgcgctaaagtcgaatttaattacATCAAtatagttcggcacggcagtaacacgacgtttgaaacgggccttaccGCTCTTATTTATCTTCACTACTTTAGTGTGTCAGATATATTTTAGGGAATTTTTCTGTAGTCTACatctaagtttaaaaatagaattgGCAAATCGTCAAGTCTTGTCTTCACGTCCCTAACGTGAATTTAAGCAGTTTCACGTCGCGGGGCGAGCAACGTtcgcaaagaaatgtgcaaaaaagtgtgatATTCCTTCAAAAGTCTGTTATCTCAACCTAATACATTTTTGTCTCTCTTTTGACTCTAGTTGACTCTCTCGTTGCTTTCGTCATCGTTGCAGCTTAAAGTTCCCCCGCTTCCGAACACTACCTCAGTCTCTATGGCATacggccaaaaaaaattttctgaaaaaaaggaaacaataaCTTCAGGTATTGAAAAACTAACATTATCGGTTTACCAAAAGCGTAGTCCGTGTCCCTTCGCTATTAGAGTATGTAGAATGTCCAGCAACATTTGTCGGAATAATATGAATTGCACCTTAACAACTGGTCGTTAAATAATTCCTCTGAAAGGAAGTTATAAACTCTGTTGTTTATTCTTACTTGAACAGGAAGCCGGTCTCAGTAATCATCCTGTACGGCAGAATATGTAATCTGTAAAATTTACAACTACGGTAAATTAgcttttttaattgaaatccaTAATTGTAaaagttgcatttttttctCCTAGATATTTATTCATTAACAAACGGAAACTGATTTCCCTCTATGAGTGATATATCACGCTGAAGGTAGATATGACTGCAATCAATTTCTGAGCTCAACGTTGTGCTCAACTCAGCTGGGTAAATTGCTTTATCAACGATTTTGGCGAGCCAAATGACTCTTGATTACGTTCTAGGCGACTCTGGGGATATTGTCGTCTCAAATCCCGGTCCCTGAAGCGATAAGTGGAGTATTTCCCTCGGTAATTTATCATTAATTGTCTAGAAAAACCAGAATCTATGATTGTTCACAGGGAGAGCAGAAGAGTTTactgaaatgttaattttaggCGGCAATCAACTACGTCTTGATCAAAGAAACAATTATTCTGTCCaaaattgacaaatttaaacaaTAAGGGTAAAAGCCATTTATGTTCGTTTGGTTTTTGATGTACAAGCTGAGCGCCAATCAGGCAATCACGATAAGAATAAGATAGAAAAGTTCTCAGCCTAAAACTCGAGCAAGTTTACCTTATTACAGCTGCGAGATCGAAGTTTCGCTACAgtcttaaaatgaaataatttgaCCCCAAAAGAAACAGAACTTCAAAACAGTCATTACTCTACGCAAAGATGACAAGACTTTGATTTTTCAAGCCATTTTGAAAACCCCTTCGGGGACCGCTTTAAAGGCGGCAAACTGTTGTAGCTAATTTTAATCATAATAAAAATGCCCCTGGTACCCCATTTTTTAACTATTTAACATCCTAGTGCTAAAATATAGATCTTAAAGATTTAGCATGTGAAGTTTCAAGGTCTAACTCACAACTCTTCCTTTGATACACGTCGGATAGCTTGGTAATGTTAGCGAGCAAGATAACGCACGATTGTCAAATTAACAATTTAATAGATATCAGTTGTCGATAGAATTCCTAAATTAATTCTAATGTGaatgattttttattgaaatgaaaaaaaagtctaATAATTTACCAGGGAAAGGTATTCAGTACTTTTGAAACCTACTGAAAGTGAGAATTGTCGAATTTGTAAAGTCAGAATTAGCAGCTACAAACCTGCTGGCATGATAAAAAAGCATCAGCGCCCTAGTTGTCATATACGGGTTTTTTGCGAAGTCTTTCTTTCAAAAAGCCCGCAACTCGATCAAAAGAAGTTTTCCATACGCTctgtcttttagaattcaaagGAAGTTTTGAAATTGCTGAAAAGCAACAATTGCATCGGTTTCGGATGTAAATAGTTTCAAAATGATCAAACAATGCCATCCGGAATGCGAACAATTAAAGACAAGGCGATGTTTGCATGTGCTAATTACCACTCACAGCAACAAGCAACAAATACCTGAAATACGCAACTCAAAGGTTATGTTCACCTTATATCATCTCAATGTTATTTTCCACCATTGCCAACTGATCCCAAATTTCTGTCAAATACGGGTTTTTTGCGAAGTCTTTCTTTCAAAAAGCCCGTAACTCGATCAAAAGAAGTTTTTCTATACACTCTGTCTTTTAGAATTCACTGGACGTTTTAAGTTTGCTGAAAAGCAACAATTACATCGTTTTCGAATGTAAATAGTTTCAAAATGATCCAACAATTTGCAGGGGCGTCGCGAccatacacctatttcaattaaggttgcttcggCGAAGAATGATTCatgatgcatgatccatgtttcatagcccgcAGTGCATTGTGGTAGATCTCTTTGTAGGCGGGAAGTTTAACTTCGAGTATTCCTGTGCGCAGTAACCCGCGAAATGGAGACAATAAACATCTGTCTCAAAATCCTAACGGAAAATAAGAAAGCGGTGAAAGAAAGTTTCCAGTTAAAACAAATTCCAAAATTTGCAGGTGCCGTTGAGCTAAAGAATTATATTTTAAGCCAGAAATTCAAAGCTGCCAACGTCGAAAGCATGGAAATAGGCTACTACGGCCCTCAGAGAGGTACTCGCTTTGCCATTATTGATGAAACTACCTTGGCTGAGGCGTATTCCACCGAAAAGCAAGAGTGGGTAGTGATATGGGTATGAACCCCACCAGATGGAGTGGCCAACAAACGTCAAAGTCAAAGTTCAACGGCAGTGGCCAGCAGCAATGCTAAAAGATTGCGCCTATCAAGTAGGTGTTAAGAAcctattttcctttaaactcCGTTTGCATTGCTAGTTTTTGTTCGTTGGTTTTCCGTTTATCTGGAtaccttttaaattttaagGTGAACAGCACGATGGGGAGGACGACTTTTCAGACATCTACAAGAGATTGGTGGAAAAACATGGCCCGGAATTGCCCGATTTTAAGCTCCGAGTGTGGGCCAGGATGCTGGTAAGTCCAATGAAACAAACCAATTACCTTCTGATGTCAACCTTTCAGCtctaaaaatactaaataaactCGTAATGTAAAGTTGTTTATTATTGTACGACTTGTACACAAGCCTAATAAATGCAGATGGAAGGAAGGGCGGCGACAAGGGCTGCCAAAATGTTGCATAAAAAGTGGATTCGCGCTCTGACTAttaatcttcatcgcgattattccaattCTCTTACTTCGGTAAAAGTAGGCGAACTGTTCTTAGGGTTAAACTCCTAAGAACCTTATTcaagttaagaaagagaaagaacatTTTGCCGTCGCTTGCTTACGTACTCTACAAAACGTTAAATTTAGCATTTTGAcctcgtagtcgtgcagtgaaggcaaagaaatgtacaaaaaaacgtgatgcacgtgcagagttgttattttgttaatcactgaacctattgttttgttttacattctTGTTGCAGCgttgttattttgctaatcACTGCacctattgttttgttttatcttcTTGTTACCTGATGTGCGAGAAAAAGAAGacttgttgaaaatttgcttaattTGCTTATTTACACAGGGCAAAACCTGGAATTAAATCTGGCAGTAAAAATGGCTTTAGCAATGGCTTCAGCATTAGTAGTTTGAAATTTCTGCAGGACCAATTAGCGGTTTCTGATGGaaaattttttgtgctttacaagaTGCTTGTCATTTGTACATTCCGTTCTTTTGGCAGGCAAATAAAGTGTGGAGCAGCGAAGAAGAATGTCTCCAGCATTCGTTTTTTTATGGGCAAAAAGCCGAAACAACAGCGGGGGGCCTGCGGCACACACCGCAAACCAGAACAAGGTGAAGTATTACCCAAGAGTCACGGCCTTAGGAATTTTTAATAgttaataaccttttttttggggggggggggaagtgggggggggggggggaaataaGATCCACAAATATTGAAAAAGCTGTCGTGAATTAAATAGGTTAGGAATACGATTATGATaaaatcccccctcccccataaaCTGAGAAACCTTTAAACGAATGTATTGCTTTTGCCTATTTCAAGAATTATAAATTAGGAATTTACGTCTTCTTTTTCAGGTGCAGCTTCGTGGAGAAATCCTAAGACAGTTACGGGAACTGAAAGATATAAAGGATGCTGATGTCTTGGACTCCACACAATTTGAGAATCAGAAGCGCATCCTGTTAACGGAGCTGAATGGGCTCCAGTAAACAGGCATAATCCTGCGCTTCATTACATTGTTTTGTTATACTGTGAAATCAATAATTCTGACAACGATTGCTAATATGAAACCAAATTTATGTCGGGAAAGTTAAAAGCACAGCAGAGAACacacttttgtttttgtgagtgaaataatcatgaataataaaaatcGTGAAATTACGTGAAAAAATCGGTTTTTATTAATGTCAATCGTTCACAGCCTGGCCTAAAGCTTGCCACTTTGATCAGGGAGGGCTAATATGCATAGTGGGTTGTCGTCGCCGTTGGGCCACTGAGGCAAGAGGACGGGACCCGCTTAAGTACAAATTAAGCCTAAAACATAGGTACTAGTGGGCTAACAAGTCAGTTTAAGGGCTGGTTGACTAATTACGTCCCTGTAGAGTGCATGTTGGTTTACAGATATTCTGAGTGTCGAATGTAGTTTCGCACTTGCTCGTCGAAAACGCTTAAAAATCCTTCCATGACCATGTTTTCGGGTTGATCACACATTCGCCATTCTTGATCATTTTCTCTGATCCACGACTTCACTTGCGAAATTATTCCCTCACTCGGCATGAAGTCGGGGCTGTGTGGAGGGAGGTAGACGAGTAGATCACCAGTGGCGTTTATTGCCCTCACAACGTCGGCGGTATAGTGAATCGCAGCAttatctgttttcaaaataaaaacagaaaggATAAGGTTAATAACTCAACGCTTGTTTTCAATGCATCTGCGCCTGGCCGATTTCCTTCTACCAAAATTACAGCTAACGCCTGTTTAACGTTCATTCTCCAACGGTTATTGAACAGGGTCTTGAGCTTGATATCTCTGTAATGATTCTTAAGTAGACTGGCTGCTTTTGTGAGATAATAATCACTATGTAAAAgtaacatatagatttagccagggctaaaagcgaagctccagttaataaatttataatttaaatcaaaaaataaacttttaatctacaaatcatttaacttaagggcacattcatgtgacgtttgagggaaaggctaaattattttagagtgaaacatcttacatcgaattgataaccttatatgtacacccaaaaaatagcaaacatcttcgatcacattcaagatcacggTAGATTagacctggaaaacaaattcttggaaaacaaatcacgccgaatttttttgcgttcgacaggtttactttacaaattcttgccaacaaatctggggctgtctaaaccaaccttttataatttttatacatcacctttgaggtgaaacagtactatttatcatacagacctcggacagaatgcagtatttcacaatttttcaagacaaattgcactcagtaaatattcaggacgatcaatcgtaaagcgaaaccgttcaaaaatttccaaaatcacccatatgggcagccggttctcgtttctatagtgcgagctgtcagtgtggtcgagtgtttgaatgaactttaatagagttaagcttcaacataatagcgaatttatttttttttttttgttatttaatggtttcagttataacgatgtgtaatctcaTAAAGCGTTTggtacgcgcgacatttttgagtactcctgcaagcgatgtttatgaacgatgaaaacaaacagcacagacaagcgattaaaattgcaagagagactactaacaatcaaaaaaagaaatataattcggtgaaacatttacagagataacaattttcattcatgaagacaagtattaaagtgtctctaaaaatcctgagtctcggcgtgaagctttataagccggcttaacggcgcgggtgtttactgttttccaaggtgaactcctcgaagcaagaaaatcgctcaaagttttctttctacagccaaatttataactaaatattcttcggaacgttttctttctatctgtggtgagcaaatatatctgaaggctttttaaagttctgtaagcttatatcaaaccgttcaaacctgatactaggtcagatcattgactcaaactacggctacaaacgtgcataaacttgccgcataatcTGTCAGCGTGAATgggcaagacttcatgaaattagatataacaaaaacaaacatcaaatacaatagtttttgttttctcaatgCAGACCTCGAGCTGTTCTCAAGAGAATTTGCATTTTGTCGTCTCATAAATTATGCTTTCATGTGTTGAACACACGCAGATAGGATGATACAAGGTTAATGTAGCCCGCCGCTCCAATGAGCGAAGTATAAAACcacaacaacaatgaaaacaacaacaggatTTCAGTTAAGCCCAGTGACTTGTATTGGAGAACGGAAAAAGcaagtgaaacaaaaactcaCT from Porites lutea chromosome 1, jaPorLute2.1, whole genome shotgun sequence encodes the following:
- the LOC140939922 gene encoding orexin/Hypocretin receptor type 1-like gives rise to the protein MYGVAMLFAVVGNCLLIYIVWRKPEVRSLTSSMFVNMAVADLLVAFFMMPFSIVHLHTNSQWKISGLPADLTCRSFILISYTTSMASILCLVFMAIDRFYAVFYPLMARDVWFRKAKIVSPMIWISSTASMAIMPFIYKLNYEFSFCEFHPNVLGNQTQTFRIVFLYIFVVTYLIPLGVISPLYIKIARKIWSNYVPGNSSIVEHQRRKREDSKRKLIRMLIIIVVVFALSWLPAQVIHLIWAIKTFYFQPPLIAMYLGLWLAHANSAINPWLYISLSSRIRLAFTRMLRVRNSHEVYVPRPQSPQCNFNETTETFVTRF